A region of Faecalibacterium taiwanense DNA encodes the following proteins:
- a CDS encoding glycosyltransferase family 4 protein: MYSSYSTLQRKQLTKQVYTDTQSTYLLVYAPGRHQALEHALENQLHRKFRLVTELAPALTDSVEGVLLVSEDLECTSTALTYFAAALRTGADFVVCDAAFGFDGSTALYLSTQHIPCSRCAMVSRKLLDRVRAAARGRDSVTELLRLATAMAENCHRIPQSLLHFRRELCADDVFSADGKRALILSHELTMTGAPIVLTSAVPVLRSMGFEVVVLGPADDGSLPLFLDAGAAVVTRSDCVMNSSLWGLATSADFVLANTVVEAAAVSTLNGSFVPVLWWLHDAFAGYPFIAHKIPKTLGSNVHVCAVGSHATAAMHSVRPDFSIEQLIYGLPDYAQESFPPYDISYAGGRPLFVTVGSFEPRKGQDIFCNAIRLLKPEVRQKAAFLFVGKAADKSLKNAVDALVEDYPDTVFYRKRLERPEIKSLMDQCACVVCASRDDPMPTFVTEGLIFGKPSIVSEHTGTAGLITEGVDGFVYKDDDPDQLAKVLEHAILHPEQLAAMKADCRKMYEKYYSNEAYVATLTRLVNESTD; the protein is encoded by the coding sequence ATGTACAGCAGTTACAGCACCCTGCAGCGTAAGCAGCTGACGAAGCAGGTTTATACCGATACCCAGAGTACCTATCTGCTGGTGTATGCACCGGGCCGTCATCAGGCGCTGGAGCACGCACTGGAAAACCAGCTGCACCGCAAATTCCGGCTGGTGACGGAGCTGGCCCCCGCCCTGACCGACTCGGTGGAGGGCGTGCTGCTGGTCAGCGAAGATCTGGAGTGCACCTCCACCGCCCTGACCTATTTTGCCGCCGCCCTGCGCACCGGTGCCGATTTTGTGGTGTGTGATGCCGCCTTTGGCTTCGATGGCTCCACCGCCCTTTATCTGAGCACCCAGCACATCCCGTGCAGCCGCTGCGCCATGGTATCGCGGAAGCTTCTGGACCGGGTGCGCGCCGCTGCGCGCGGCAGGGACAGCGTGACCGAGCTGCTGCGCCTTGCCACCGCCATGGCGGAAAACTGCCACCGCATCCCGCAGTCTTTGCTGCACTTCCGGCGGGAGCTGTGTGCCGACGATGTGTTCTCTGCAGACGGAAAGCGTGCTTTGATCCTGAGCCACGAGCTGACCATGACCGGTGCGCCCATCGTGCTGACAAGTGCCGTGCCGGTGCTGCGCAGCATGGGCTTTGAAGTGGTGGTGCTTGGCCCTGCGGACGACGGCTCGCTGCCGCTGTTTCTGGATGCCGGTGCCGCCGTAGTGACCCGCAGCGACTGCGTGATGAACTCGTCGCTGTGGGGCCTTGCCACCAGTGCCGATTTTGTGCTGGCCAACACCGTGGTAGAGGCTGCCGCCGTGAGCACCCTGAACGGCTCCTTCGTGCCGGTGCTGTGGTGGCTGCACGATGCCTTTGCAGGCTACCCATTCATTGCGCACAAGATTCCCAAAACACTGGGCTCCAATGTGCATGTGTGCGCCGTAGGCTCCCACGCCACTGCCGCCATGCACTCGGTGCGGCCGGACTTCAGCATTGAACAGCTGATCTACGGTCTGCCGGACTATGCGCAGGAAAGCTTCCCGCCCTACGATATCAGCTATGCCGGCGGCAGGCCGCTGTTCGTGACCGTAGGTTCCTTTGAGCCGCGCAAGGGTCAGGATATTTTCTGCAACGCCATCCGCCTGCTAAAGCCCGAGGTGCGCCAGAAGGCTGCTTTCCTGTTCGTGGGCAAGGCGGCGGACAAGAGCCTGAAGAACGCCGTGGATGCACTGGTGGAGGACTACCCGGACACCGTTTTCTACCGCAAGCGTCTGGAACGGCCCGAGATTAAATCCCTGATGGATCAGTGCGCCTGCGTGGTATGCGCTTCCCGCGATGATCCCATGCCAACCTTCGTCACCGAGGGCCTGATCTTCGGCAAGCCCTCCATCGTGTCGGAGCACACCGGCACCGCCGGGCTGATCACCGAGGGCGTGGACGGCTTTGTGTACAAAGACGACGACCCGGATCAGCTGGCAAAGGTGCTGGAGCATGC